From the Nodularia sp. NIES-3585 genome, one window contains:
- a CDS encoding diflavin flavoprotein → MTVATFSRSRDVQVANIGEQTLMLRSRTWDRLKFEIEYSRQKGTTANSYLIQADKIALIDPPGESFTAIYLEELAQRLDFITLDYIILGHVNPNRRVTLEKLLSLAPQATLICSRPAANALKTDFPEWESRIQAVRFEDTLDLGQGHHLTFITVPTPRWPDGLCTYDPATKILYTDKFFGAHICEDTLFDEDWKTLDAERHYYFDCLHAPQAKQVETVLDKLAVLGARCYAPGHGPVVRYSLSRFTYDYRQWCQAQKSQDLSVALLYTSAYGSTAILAHAIAQGLIENGVNVESINCELADPADITRIIDASDGFIIGSPTLGGHAPTQIQTALGIVLSTAAKTKLAGVFGSYGWSGEAIDLIEGKLKDANYRLGFETIRVRFSPTQEILAQCQDAGATFAQTLKKTKKLRTPRQVVPEAKIDRTEQAVGRIIGSLCVVTTRDLESHKGILTSWVSQATFNPPGIMIAVAQEQNADLMRQPGDRFVLNILKEDRNLRRYFFRQSTLGENPFSNLETKTADNGCLVLTKALAYLECTVTNLLECGDRCLIYAIVDQGEVLENDGVTAVEHRKSGSHY, encoded by the coding sequence ATGACAGTTGCTACATTTAGTCGCTCCAGAGATGTACAAGTGGCAAATATTGGTGAACAAACGCTAATGTTGCGATCGCGTACTTGGGATCGTCTAAAATTTGAAATTGAGTATTCCCGTCAAAAGGGGACTACAGCTAATTCTTATCTGATTCAGGCTGACAAAATAGCTTTAATTGACCCTCCTGGGGAATCTTTCACGGCTATTTACTTAGAAGAACTAGCACAACGTCTTGATTTCATTACTCTTGATTACATTATTCTCGGTCACGTCAACCCCAACCGTCGAGTTACCCTGGAAAAGTTGCTTTCCCTAGCACCCCAAGCTACCTTAATTTGCTCCCGTCCGGCTGCGAATGCTTTGAAAACCGATTTTCCTGAGTGGGAATCACGCATTCAAGCTGTGCGTTTTGAGGATACTTTGGATTTAGGACAAGGACATCACTTGACATTTATCACAGTTCCTACTCCCCGTTGGCCTGATGGTCTTTGTACCTACGATCCTGCAACCAAGATTCTGTACACAGACAAATTTTTTGGCGCGCATATTTGCGAAGATACTTTATTTGATGAAGACTGGAAAACATTAGACGCGGAACGTCATTATTACTTCGACTGTCTTCATGCACCCCAAGCCAAACAAGTTGAAACAGTTTTAGATAAATTGGCGGTGTTGGGAGCTAGATGTTACGCACCTGGTCATGGTCCAGTGGTGCGTTATAGTCTGAGCCGTTTTACCTATGATTACCGTCAATGGTGTCAAGCACAAAAATCTCAAGATTTAAGCGTCGCTTTGCTTTATACTTCTGCTTATGGTAGTACAGCAATTTTAGCTCATGCGATCGCTCAAGGTTTGATTGAAAATGGTGTAAATGTCGAATCCATCAACTGTGAACTCGCAGACCCCGCAGATATTACCCGAATAATCGACGCTAGCGATGGATTTATTATCGGTTCTCCCACTTTAGGCGGTCATGCACCCACCCAAATTCAAACCGCTTTAGGTATAGTCCTCTCAACGGCGGCGAAAACTAAGTTAGCTGGGGTATTTGGTTCCTACGGTTGGAGTGGTGAAGCCATAGATTTAATTGAAGGTAAACTCAAAGATGCCAACTATCGTTTAGGCTTTGAAACAATTCGGGTCCGCTTTAGCCCTACACAAGAAATTCTCGCACAATGTCAAGACGCAGGTGCGACTTTTGCCCAAACTTTAAAGAAAACCAAGAAACTGCGTACTCCCCGCCAAGTCGTTCCAGAAGCCAAAATCGACCGTACCGAACAAGCCGTAGGCAGAATTATTGGTTCCTTGTGTGTAGTTACCACCCGTGATTTAGAAAGCCATAAAGGTATTTTAACTTCATGGGTATCTCAAGCCACATTTAATCCCCCAGGAATTATGATTGCTGTTGCTCAAGAACAGAATGCAGACTTAATGCGTCAACCTGGGGATAGATTTGTGCTGAATATCCTCAAAGAAGATAGAAATTTACGACGTTATTTTTTCCGTCAAAGCACATTAGGAGAAAATCCCTTTAGCAATCTGGAGACAAAAACTGCTGATAATGGTTGTTTAGTCTTAACTAAAGCATTAGCTTATTTAGAATGTACCGTCACCAACCTACTGGAATGTGGTGACAGATGCTTAATTTATGCCATAGTCGATCAAGGCGAAGTGTTAGAAAACGATGGCGTGACTGCCGTGGAACATCGCAAATCAGGTAGCCATTATTAA
- a CDS encoding phosphate-starvation-inducible PsiE family protein, with amino-acid sequence MYKPVSENGKVSGYEINRGRIVRSLEFIQDVIVISLCIGLFSFMAIEVWDMFLSLLPPLDFHVVTADILFLLILVELFRLLIIYLQEQRISIGVAVEVSIVSALREVIVKGVLETNWSQVLATCAFLLVLGILLILRVWLPPTFDGIDPEQKISQHYRNRHKQELGIRD; translated from the coding sequence ATGTACAAACCTGTTTCAGAGAATGGCAAAGTTTCTGGTTACGAAATTAATCGGGGTCGCATCGTCCGCTCTTTGGAATTCATTCAAGATGTGATTGTGATTTCCTTATGTATTGGTTTATTTAGCTTCATGGCTATTGAGGTATGGGATATGTTTCTTTCCCTGCTTCCTCCTTTAGATTTCCATGTAGTTACTGCCGATATCTTGTTTTTGCTCATTTTAGTAGAGTTATTTCGGCTGCTAATTATTTACCTCCAAGAACAACGCATATCTATTGGCGTAGCTGTAGAAGTTTCTATTGTCTCCGCATTAAGAGAAGTGATTGTTAAAGGTGTACTAGAAACAAATTGGAGTCAAGTTTTAGCAACTTGTGCCTTTTTATTAGTGTTAGGAATCCTGTTAATTCTGCGAGTTTGGCTACCCCCTACCTTTGACGGTATTGACCCAGAACAAAAAATATCCCAACACTATCGAAATCGCCATAAACAAGAATTAGGAATTAGGGACTAG